In a single window of the Papaver somniferum cultivar HN1 chromosome 8, ASM357369v1, whole genome shotgun sequence genome:
- the LOC113306752 gene encoding uncharacterized protein LOC113306752, producing MKKIVVVVEEVEAARAALQWALHNLLSYGDLIILLHVFPVTKPSSSVNKKQNNHNSITNNRKRALRLKGFESALSFKGLCDSFLSAKVQIIVKEGDQDGITIAAMVREIDASALVAGLHDESFLYKMAMANTIINCRILAIKEPTVTKTNTTSILRNNSTNFDFSQIEITRLGVSPIRLPKIPYQILPSPFRIIWRSKR from the exons atgaagaaaatagtggTAGTAGTTGAAGAAGTGGAAGCAGCTAGAGCTGCTCTTCAGTGGGCTCTTCATAACTTGCTCAGCTATGGTGATCTGATCATTCTTCTTCATGTCTTCCCAGTTACAAAACCATCATCATCAGTAAACAAGAAACAGAATAATCACAACAGCATCACCAACAACAGAAAACGGGCTTTGAGATTGAAAGGATTTGAATCAGCCCTTTCTTTCAAAGGCCTTTGTGATAGTTTCCTTAGT gcAAAAGTTCAGATTATCGTCAAAGAAGGTGATCAAGATGGTATTACAATAGCAGCGATGGTGCGTGAAATCGATGCTTCCGCTTTGGTTGCAGGACTCCATGATGAAAGCTTTCTTTACAA GATGGCCATGGCTAACACCATCATAAATTGCAGAATCCTCGCCATTAAAGAACCAACTGTTACAAAGACAAACACTACGTCGATATTACGAAATAATTCTACAAATTTTGATTTTTCGCAAATCGAGATTACTAGATTAGG TGTTTCTCCAATTCGTCTGCCAAAAATTCCTTACCAAATTTTACCGAGCCCTTTTAGGATCATATGGAGATCAAAGAGATGA
- the LOC113306033 gene encoding uncharacterized protein LOC113306033: MEFGDIQMNINKLQKDLEFVQNDISIPNQHDRVKSIVSELENWYKIQFDFYKEKSRDKSLFEMDNNTRYFHSIVKKRLHTNNINALCDTNGNWLRGRHDISTLLRNHFSDVAITSNPILPENAFDIFPRIILDADNVVLTTVPSEHEIENVVKHMPAWSAPGPDGFKQGFTKHSGNLLILANRIRPFLKKLISPYQTAFVPGRAIYDNIITAHEVIHSMKHKEGLSGTVELKLDLSKAFDRLEWNFLIKVLDSFGFSKEFCNLIIQCVSITSISMLLNGSPCDQFKPTRGIRQGDPLSPYLFILAMEYLSRSLLVAETNKSITGIKVSRKSLLISHLFFADDILIFGQANMQHLDHILHTLQEFGKLSGQILNFDKSCVYFIKNLSPNDCANLARALNMYLVSDSEKYLGAPLLLGHSKIKFVDLIIQSFEARLNNYIGTTINQAGRSTLIKIGKGIKFIAWDSINILKELGGLGFINLETFNIALICKLVWKILTAQEELWVQIMNSKNIYKCIEIIKRNSIWAVRCGTKVNIWLDNWVIGLDHPPSPAEGLINTVSYIHVSDLFIQGTRDWNIHPVYYLFSPESAESILCMTIPAIGTDNLICMPDRKVQFSVKSAYNVLSSYSNTNTGAHVVPVQVRKALWKFKLPHKVKLFAWKCIRDIVPTRDKLSKYKPNIELHCSLWNHPNESMNHMLLDCPYARSVWLSLNINVGNIMLQHGSLRNWALLAFQNINPNRMLSLENIHRLTAPAINNITVNNNSLQVLRWKPPDSGYIKINLDASFLKENLQGGIGLILRNFAGKSIGAQGKYFDGGMIAGLEVEELECRAMQEAASWAVSKNFSRVVFELDSEVLIKSINEQSHHVHWRNQSLVLDIKFLLSKISFWKCVSVKREVNSVADKLAKKTIILKGNFEYLNDVPREIQTWVDQDYHVNSIST; this comes from the exons ATGGAGTTTGGTGATATTCAAATGAACATTAATAAGCTGCAAAAGGATTTAGAATTTGTCCAAAATGATATTAGCATTCCTAATCAGCATGATAGAGTTAAGTCTATTGTTAGTGAGCTTGAAAATTGGTATAAAATTCAATTTGATTTTTATAAGGAAAAATCTAGGGATAAATCCTTATTTGAAATGGATAATAATACTAGGTATTTCCATTCTATTGTCAAAAAGAGATTGCATACTAACAATATAAATGCTCTTTGTGATACTAATGGTAATTGGCTCAGGGGCAGACATGATATCAGTACTTTGCTTAGAAATCATTTTAGTGATGTTGCCATCACTTCTAATCCTATTCTGCCTGAGAATGCTTTTGATATTTTTCCAAGAATTATACTTGATGCTGATAATGTTGTGTTAACAACAGTCCCTAGTGAGCATGAAATTGAAAATGTAGTCAAACATATGCCTGCTTGGAGTGCTCCTGGCCCTGATGGCTTCAAGCAGGGTTTTACCAAACACAGTGGCAACTTGTTG ATTTTAGCTAATAGAATAAGGCCTTTTCTTAAGAAACTAATCTCACCTTATCAGACTGCTTTTGTCCCAGGGAGAGCTATTTATGACAATATCATTACTGCACATGAAGTTATTCATTCTATGAAACACAAGGAAGGTTTAAGTGGCACTGTGGAACTTAAATTAGacctgtcaaaagcctttgacaggcTTGAATGGAACTTTTTGATTAAAGTTCTTGATAGCTTTGGTTTTAGTAAAGAATTTTGTAACCTAATAATTCAATGTGTCTCTATTACAAGTATTAGTATGCTGCTTAATGGCTCACCCTGTGATCAATTTAAACCAACTAGAGGTAttagacaaggagatcctctGTCTCCTTATCTTTTTATCTTGGCCATGGAATACTTATCTAGATCTTTGTTAGTAGCTGAAACTAATAAGTCTATCACTGGCATTAAAGTTTCTAGGAAATCTCTACTTAtatctcatttattttttgctgatgatattcttATATTTGGTCAAGCTAATATGCAACATCTTGACCATATCTTACACACTTTGCAGGAATTTGGGAAGCTTTCGGGTCAGATACTTAATTTTGATAAGTCTTGTGTGTATTTTATTAAAAATCTTAGTCCTAATGATTGTGCCAATCTTGCTCGGGCTCTTAACATGTATTTGGTTTCCGATTCTGAAAAATATCTTGGAGCACCCTTACTTCTTGGTCATTCTAAGATTAAGTTTGTTGATCTTATTATCCAATCCTTTGAAGCTAGATTAAATAATTATATTGGCACCACTATCAATCAAGCAGGTAGATCTACTCTTATTAA GATTGGTAAAGGGATTAAATTCATTGCTTGGGATAGCATAAACATTCTTAAAGAATTAGGAGGTTTAGGATTTATAAatcttgaaactttcaatattgCTCTCATATGTAAGCTAGTTTGGAAGATTCTTACTGCACAAGAAGAACTATGGGTGCAAATTATGAATTCTAA GAATATTTATAAATGCATTGAGATTATTAAGAGGAATAGTATTTGGGCTGTAAGATGTGGAACTAAGGTTAATATCTGGCTTGATAATTGGGTTATTGGTCTAGATCACCCTCCTTCACCAGCTGAAGGTTTAATCAACACAGTTTCTTATATTCATGTCTCTGATTTGTTTATACAAGGAACTAGAGATTGGAATATTCATCCGGTTTATTATTTGTTTTCCCCCGAATCTGCTGAAAGTATTTTATGTATGACTATTCCAGCTATTGGTACTGACAATCTTATTTGTATGCCAGACAGAAAAGTCCAATTCTCAGTGAAGAGTGCTTATAATGTTTTATCTAGTTACTCTAATACTAATACAGGTGCACATGTTGTTCCAGTTCAGGTTCGGAAGGCTTTATGGAAATTCAAATTGCCTCACAAAGTAAAACTCTTTGCTTGGAAGTGCATTAGGGACATAGTTCCAACTAGAGACAAACTTTCTAAGTATAAACCAAATATAGAATTGCACTGTAGTCTCTGGAATCATCCTAATGAATCTATGAATCATATGCTTCTGGATTGTCCTTATGCTAGATCAGTTTGGTTGAGTTTAAACATTAATGTTGGTAATATTATGTTGCAGCATGGTTCCTTAAGGAACTGGGCTctcttg GCCTTTCAGAACATCAATCCCAACAGAATGTTGTCTTTAGAAAATATTCATAGGCTTACTGCTCCTGCCATTAATAATATTACTGTCAATAACAACTCTTTACAGGTGTTGAGATGGAAACCACCAGATTCTGGTTACATTAAAATAAATTTGGATGCATCTTTTCTGAAAGAAAATTTACAAGGTGGTATAGGACTAATTTTAAGAAATTTTGCAGGCAAAAGCATTGGTGCTCAAGGGAAATACTTTGATGGAGGAATGATTGCAGGACTGGAAGTAGAGGAATTGGAATGCAGGGCCATGCAGGAAGCTGCATCTTGGGCTGTCTCAAAGAATTTCAGTAGAGTTGTTTTTGAATTAGATAGTGAAGttttaataaaatccatcaatgaaCAATCACACCATGTTCATTGGAGGAATCAGTCATTAGTTCTTGACATTAAGTTTTTATTAAGCAAGATTAGCTTTTGGAAATGTGTTTCAGTTAAAAGAGAGGTTAATAGTGTGGCAGATAAGTTGGCCAAGAAAACTATAATTCTCAAAGGCAACTTTGAATACTTAAATGATGTTCCACGGGAAATCCAAACCTGGGTTGATCAAGACTATCATGTAAACTCTATTTCCACTTAA